A single region of the Bdellovibrio sp. GT3 genome encodes:
- the thiL gene encoding thiamine-phosphate kinase: MQNTPKEWQVLKNIRNKVQRHNPNTIVPLGDDAFVFKNFPGYSVIAQDMMVEDVHFRLDYSCAFDLGHKALAVNLSDLAAMGADPRFAQVSLAIPKEITETWLDEFYQGMTTLADKFGVEIAGGDLCASPRGVIIDVSVHGSCDKPITRHGTQAGDILLSSGPLGLSTTGLRALNEDRTGDFPEATARHLRPLPRLDLLPQLRQHADKIHALMDCSDGLVNDALILSKKPYGNGHSPHIGGVHLFPDQFPLHDETLRMAHLSKAYEYALWGGEDYELLISVNPENRTLFPEWTEVGQFTESPGVFLIHGDGKEEISTFKGWKHF; this comes from the coding sequence ATGCAAAATACTCCCAAAGAGTGGCAGGTTCTGAAGAACATCCGAAATAAGGTCCAGCGTCATAATCCAAACACCATAGTTCCTTTGGGTGATGATGCCTTTGTTTTCAAAAACTTCCCCGGCTATTCCGTGATCGCGCAGGATATGATGGTGGAAGACGTGCATTTTCGCCTTGATTACTCCTGTGCATTTGATCTGGGACACAAAGCACTGGCAGTTAACTTAAGTGATTTGGCGGCTATGGGAGCGGACCCGCGCTTTGCGCAAGTGTCCTTGGCGATTCCCAAAGAAATAACAGAAACCTGGCTTGACGAATTCTATCAGGGCATGACAACTCTGGCCGACAAATTCGGTGTCGAAATTGCCGGAGGTGATCTATGTGCCTCTCCGCGCGGTGTGATCATCGATGTCAGTGTACATGGCTCCTGTGATAAGCCAATCACACGCCATGGGACACAAGCCGGTGACATCCTACTTAGCAGTGGCCCCCTGGGCTTATCCACCACGGGACTTCGCGCGCTGAATGAAGATCGCACCGGGGATTTTCCAGAGGCGACAGCTCGACACCTTCGCCCACTTCCGCGCCTGGATCTACTCCCACAATTGCGGCAGCACGCAGATAAGATTCACGCCTTGATGGATTGCAGCGATGGCTTGGTCAATGATGCTTTGATTTTATCAAAAAAACCTTACGGCAACGGCCACTCTCCCCATATTGGCGGAGTTCATTTATTTCCCGATCAATTTCCACTGCATGATGAAACTTTACGTATGGCTCATTTGTCCAAAGCCTACGAATATGCTTTGTGGGGTGGAGAGGATTATGAACTTCTGATTTCTGTGAATCCTGAAAATCGAACTCTTTTTCCGGAGTGGACAGAAGTTGGCCAGTTCACAGAAAGCCCTGGAGTCTTTCTGATCCACGGCGATGGTAAGGAAGAAATTTCCACATTCAAAGGCTGGAAGCACTTTTAG
- the ppk1 gene encoding polyphosphate kinase 1 codes for MNTPKAGTPKRTSKKKAATRKVKVIEHPLSSESLFTSREIGWLNFNRRVLTEAEDASNPLLERVKFLSISGSNLDEFFMKRVGGLKRHVAYGVSPKSADGKTPMAQLLEIRQVVLPMLQDQGNCHKKLLKALEKEHIHLLAWKDLTEKEQEHVKKYYSKNVFPVLTPLSVDPGHPFPFISNLSVSLGLTLKHPNSEDKLFARVKIPKVLPQWIRVDADTSVNRFVSLLEVIKANLADLFPSMQVLESMAFRLTRNADSDQDQEDAEDLLEAIEEELRQRRFAEVVRLEHGPKPDPWMLKFLMEELELTEEDIYEIPGELDYGDLGMISDLPLPKLKFEPYIPVVSPAFAEEGTGIFNAIRANDQLIHNPFESFSASVETFIRIASEDPKVLAIKMTLYRTGDNSPFIRSLIRAAAQGKQVVCLVELKARFDEERNIYWANELENAGVHVVYGVVGLKTHAKTALVVRQEQEGLRCYVHIGTGNYNVTTSRFYTDLGLLTAREEITNDVVDFFHYLTGISLKGSYNHLLIAPVNMFSTFRTMIDREAAHAKAGKPAHIVAKFNNFEENDIGAALYSASQKGVDIEMIVRGFCCLRPGVPGMSENIKVTSVIGRFLEHSRLFYFRNGQENPVDGDFFLGSADWMYRNLHARVEAIVPVLDRSLKEKLWEILQFYLKESRQAWSMNSDGSYTKKTFKSDDVGIHQTLMQLAKSRVKMVEDSE; via the coding sequence TTGAACACACCAAAGGCAGGAACGCCTAAAAGAACGTCTAAGAAAAAAGCTGCCACACGTAAGGTCAAGGTCATCGAGCATCCCTTGTCATCTGAAAGTCTTTTCACCAGCCGCGAAATTGGTTGGTTGAATTTCAATCGCCGTGTTTTGACAGAAGCAGAGGATGCAAGCAATCCGCTTTTGGAAAGAGTGAAGTTCCTAAGTATCTCGGGATCCAATCTGGATGAGTTCTTCATGAAACGCGTGGGCGGACTGAAACGACACGTGGCTTATGGCGTATCGCCGAAATCAGCTGATGGAAAAACCCCGATGGCGCAATTGCTGGAGATTCGCCAAGTCGTCTTGCCGATGCTGCAGGATCAGGGCAACTGTCATAAAAAACTTTTGAAAGCCTTGGAGAAAGAACACATTCATCTTCTTGCGTGGAAAGACCTGACTGAAAAAGAGCAGGAGCACGTAAAGAAGTACTACAGCAAGAATGTGTTTCCGGTGTTAACGCCGCTCTCGGTGGACCCGGGGCATCCGTTTCCGTTTATTTCGAATTTGTCGGTTTCCTTGGGACTGACTTTAAAGCATCCAAATTCAGAGGATAAACTTTTTGCGCGGGTTAAGATTCCAAAAGTTTTACCGCAATGGATTCGCGTCGATGCTGATACCAGCGTAAATCGTTTTGTAAGTCTGCTTGAAGTGATCAAAGCCAACTTGGCTGATTTGTTCCCATCCATGCAAGTGTTGGAGTCGATGGCATTTCGCCTGACTCGTAACGCGGATTCAGATCAGGATCAAGAAGACGCCGAAGACTTGTTGGAAGCGATCGAAGAGGAATTGCGTCAGCGTCGTTTTGCCGAAGTGGTGCGCTTGGAGCATGGGCCCAAGCCTGATCCGTGGATGTTAAAGTTCCTGATGGAGGAGCTTGAACTGACCGAAGAGGATATCTACGAAATTCCAGGAGAGCTGGATTACGGCGACTTGGGAATGATTTCAGATCTACCGTTGCCAAAGCTGAAATTTGAACCGTACATTCCCGTGGTTTCGCCGGCATTTGCAGAGGAAGGCACCGGGATTTTCAATGCGATTCGCGCCAACGATCAGTTGATTCATAATCCGTTTGAAAGTTTCTCGGCCTCAGTTGAAACTTTCATTCGCATTGCCAGCGAAGATCCCAAAGTTCTAGCGATTAAAATGACGTTGTATCGCACGGGTGACAACAGTCCGTTCATTCGGTCCTTGATTCGCGCGGCGGCTCAAGGCAAGCAAGTGGTGTGTCTGGTTGAACTCAAAGCCCGCTTTGACGAAGAAAGAAATATCTATTGGGCCAATGAGTTGGAAAATGCCGGCGTTCACGTCGTGTATGGTGTCGTGGGTTTGAAAACTCATGCTAAAACAGCCCTGGTCGTCCGTCAGGAGCAAGAGGGCTTGCGCTGTTACGTTCATATCGGAACTGGGAACTATAACGTCACGACTTCCAGATTTTATACGGATTTGGGACTTCTGACTGCCAGAGAGGAAATCACCAATGACGTGGTGGACTTCTTCCACTATCTGACGGGAATCAGTTTGAAGGGGAGTTACAATCACCTGCTGATTGCTCCGGTGAATATGTTCTCGACTTTCCGGACCATGATTGATCGCGAAGCCGCCCATGCGAAGGCCGGGAAGCCCGCTCATATAGTGGCTAAGTTCAATAATTTTGAGGAGAATGATATCGGTGCGGCACTTTACTCTGCCTCACAAAAAGGTGTCGACATCGAGATGATCGTGCGGGGCTTCTGCTGTCTTCGTCCCGGGGTTCCGGGGATGAGTGAAAATATCAAAGTCACATCCGTGATCGGCAGATTCCTGGAGCACTCGCGATTGTTCTATTTCCGCAACGGCCAGGAAAATCCGGTGGATGGCGACTTCTTCCTGGGTTCTGCTGATTGGATGTACCGCAATCTTCATGCGCGCGTGGAGGCGATTGTTCCCGTTTTGGATCGCAGTCTGAAAGAAAAATTATGGGAGATCCTTCAGTTTTACCTTAAAGAATCCCGTCAGGCGTGGTCTATGAACTCCGATGGCAGCTATACCAAAAAAACCTTCAAATCTGATGACGTCGGAATTCATCAAACGCTGATGCAATTGGCGAAATCCCGGGTTAAGATGGTCGAAGATTCGGAGTAA
- a CDS encoding SixA phosphatase family protein, with translation MEIIIVRHALAEEREDFAKKGLEDQFRPLTLKGRKRMQKVCLRMKDFVKDVDVIVTSPFTRAAQTAQILTQSYPGVKTIEVPEMVPQSPPQALLKWIRTQGRNYKRILIVGHEPHLSTFASYMLTGKAESFIDLRKSGILSLELESFAQAEAGGAELMYSIPPKIFD, from the coding sequence ATGGAAATTATCATCGTCCGTCATGCATTAGCTGAAGAACGCGAAGACTTTGCCAAAAAAGGACTGGAGGATCAGTTTCGTCCTTTGACCCTGAAGGGCCGTAAGCGCATGCAAAAAGTTTGTCTGCGTATGAAGGATTTCGTGAAAGACGTGGACGTGATTGTGACCAGTCCCTTTACCCGGGCCGCGCAAACCGCGCAGATTCTGACGCAAAGCTATCCGGGTGTGAAAACCATCGAGGTTCCCGAGATGGTTCCGCAAAGTCCGCCGCAAGCTCTGTTAAAATGGATTCGTACCCAGGGCAGGAACTATAAGCGCATTTTGATTGTGGGGCATGAGCCGCACCTAAGCACATTTGCGAGTTACATGCTGACCGGTAAGGCTGAAAGTTTCATTGATCTGCGCAAAAGTGGAATTCTTTCCCTCGAACTGGAATCTTTTGCGCAGGCTGAAGCCGGCGGGGCAGAGTTGATGTATTCAATCCCGCCCAAAATCTTTGATTAA
- a CDS encoding Ppx/GppA phosphatase family protein, whose protein sequence is MSRRVSAIDIGSNAIRMMVADINETAPFIKVDKKLRAPVRLGHDVFTTGIISPETMELARSTFHRFAETNKKLQVQKCRAVATSACREAKNSKEFVEMIRKVSGIEIEIIDGTEEGRLIHLAVRKEVELDNKKTMLIDIGGGSVEVTFSKGGKLLATKSFPMGTVRVLENLSKRRMNESHLGIIMGEFLKDLGPHIYPNTENEPVDFAIGTGGNLECMAELKVRLLKKTPNTFVTLLELGEIIARLKAMSVKERIDKLELRPDRADVIMPASVLVETIMRQAEVEKIVIPAVGLRDGLIWSMV, encoded by the coding sequence GTGTCACGTCGAGTTTCTGCCATCGATATTGGGTCCAACGCCATCCGCATGATGGTCGCCGACATCAATGAAACAGCCCCCTTTATCAAAGTTGATAAAAAGCTGCGTGCCCCGGTGCGCCTGGGTCATGACGTTTTCACCACAGGCATCATCAGCCCCGAAACCATGGAGCTGGCCAGATCGACTTTTCATCGCTTCGCCGAAACCAATAAGAAACTTCAGGTGCAAAAATGCCGGGCCGTCGCGACCAGCGCCTGCCGCGAAGCCAAAAACAGCAAGGAATTTGTGGAAATGATCCGCAAGGTTTCCGGCATTGAAATCGAAATCATTGATGGCACCGAAGAGGGTCGCTTGATCCATCTTGCGGTTCGCAAGGAAGTCGAATTGGACAATAAAAAAACCATGCTCATCGATATTGGTGGCGGCAGCGTGGAAGTGACCTTCTCAAAAGGCGGTAAACTTCTGGCCACCAAATCCTTTCCCATGGGAACGGTGCGGGTTTTGGAAAACTTAAGCAAACGCCGTATGAACGAAAGCCACCTGGGAATCATCATGGGCGAGTTTTTAAAAGACCTAGGGCCCCACATTTATCCGAACACAGAAAATGAACCCGTTGATTTCGCCATTGGGACCGGGGGAAACCTTGAATGCATGGCTGAACTTAAGGTGCGCCTGCTTAAAAAAACTCCCAATACTTTTGTCACTTTACTAGAATTGGGTGAAATCATTGCGCGTCTAAAAGCAATGTCAGTTAAAGAGCGTATCGATAAGTTGGAACTTCGCCCTGACCGCGCCGACGTTATTATGCCCGCCTCGGTTCTGGTTGAAACAATCATGCGCCAGGCAGAGGTGGAAAAGATCGTCATCCCCGCTGTGGGCTTGCGTGACGGCTTGATTTGGTCGATGGTTTAA
- the phoU gene encoding phosphate signaling complex protein PhoU: MERAIDTQLEDLKKMILVMGGHVEKALSQVTSALLSRDASAFQEVHEIEKRINEDHIRVDNVCMHILAKQGPVAKDLRLIISVLKINNDLERMGDQTVNISYSGKDYLGRKPIAAATADIQRMSEIAGNMVKGSLDCFVRGDAVEAKNILLMDDEIDTLKNKVFKDAIQHMKSNPDDVEASMDFILIARNLERLGDHATNIAEDVIFAYTGKDVRHGGKFG, encoded by the coding sequence ATGGAACGTGCCATCGACACTCAGCTCGAAGATCTAAAGAAAATGATTCTGGTAATGGGTGGTCATGTTGAAAAAGCCCTCTCGCAAGTGACTTCTGCTCTTTTATCCCGTGATGCTTCAGCATTCCAGGAAGTCCACGAGATCGAAAAACGTATCAACGAAGATCATATTCGCGTGGATAACGTGTGTATGCATATCTTGGCCAAGCAAGGTCCGGTTGCAAAGGACCTGCGTTTGATCATTTCAGTTCTAAAAATCAACAACGACCTGGAACGTATGGGTGATCAAACCGTGAATATTTCTTATTCCGGCAAAGACTATCTGGGGCGCAAGCCTATCGCAGCGGCAACCGCTGATATTCAAAGAATGTCAGAGATCGCTGGTAACATGGTTAAAGGTTCGTTGGATTGTTTTGTTCGTGGCGACGCTGTCGAGGCGAAAAACATCCTGTTGATGGACGACGAAATTGATACTTTGAAAAACAAAGTCTTTAAAGATGCAATTCAACATATGAAATCCAACCCGGATGATGTTGAGGCAAGCATGGATTTCATTTTAATCGCGCGAAACCTGGAGCGTTTGGGTGACCACGCGACCAATATCGCCGAAGACGTGATCTTCGCATATACGGGTAAAGACGTTCGACATGGGGGCAAGTTTGGCTGA
- a CDS encoding response regulator transcription factor, producing the protein MAENSVQVMVVEDEQEIRELMALHLLRQGYRVTECGSAEEALAEMNAKNYQVFILDWMLPGLHGVDILERIKAKNKNSSVLMVTAKTEPQDIVMGLERGADDYLTKPFNPSVLMARVKALLRRANPKAEEVIKDDSEVNIHGLKMNFKTYEISYNGETLHLTPSEFKLLGTLVQNHGVVLTREKLIEYIQGEGISVVGRTIDTHVFGLRKKLGGWGDRIETIRGVGYRVKMDQA; encoded by the coding sequence TTGGCTGAGAATTCAGTTCAGGTGATGGTGGTAGAGGATGAACAGGAGATTCGTGAACTGATGGCGTTGCATTTGCTACGTCAAGGTTACCGAGTGACTGAATGTGGTTCTGCCGAAGAAGCCCTCGCTGAAATGAATGCCAAAAACTACCAGGTCTTTATTCTGGATTGGATGCTTCCCGGACTTCACGGCGTCGACATCCTGGAACGAATCAAAGCAAAAAATAAAAACTCCTCAGTCCTGATGGTGACTGCGAAAACTGAACCGCAGGATATTGTTATGGGTTTGGAGCGTGGTGCGGATGATTATCTGACCAAGCCGTTCAATCCCTCAGTGCTGATGGCAAGGGTAAAAGCCCTGCTTCGTCGGGCAAATCCCAAAGCCGAGGAAGTGATCAAAGACGACAGCGAAGTTAACATTCACGGTCTTAAGATGAATTTCAAAACTTACGAAATTTCCTATAACGGCGAGACTCTGCATTTGACTCCTTCCGAGTTCAAGCTGCTGGGGACTTTGGTTCAGAATCATGGCGTGGTTTTGACTCGTGAAAAGCTGATCGAATACATCCAGGGTGAGGGCATCAGCGTTGTGGGTCGTACAATTGACACCCATGTCTTCGGTTTGCGGAAAAAACTGGGTGGCTGGGGTGATCGCATTGAAACCATCCGTGGCGTGGGCTACCGGGTAAAAATGGATCAAGCATGA
- a CDS encoding sensor histidine kinase produces MTSFIRFPWRLFWKLLIYQVLVFNLLAFIVAASLDTQHRMPDFVYSDFLLNFLIFSILIATILAYRFVRPIHKVILKALRISNKRAYGELVSSESEDLLDDDGDDLSELEVALDKIHKKMKRRKANFLQAQEESQAFMSSVSEGLVSISLDEKILYFNSQFAAQFLKGPQLSMENLRLKDAIRSSDVLEGFEKTIKTGKVNRFTVKLPTLIDNQPRFFSVSVNPIRNEKTREVYGIVGIFHDISELKKAEQIRIEFVGNASHELRTPLTSIKGYVDTLKEDINNGQMDQAGKFINIVSRNIDRLMDLVNDLLSLTSMEASNSELRLEMIHPLQISEHVVSEMAVLAAEKNIAIRVVGEVPPFKADARKVEQVLRNLVSNAVKFIPNNKTIQIRWERDIKEYIILRVIDDGPGIPNEHLDRLFERFYRIDKGRTRDAGGTGLGLAIVKHIMQSHGGTVAVKSQLDVGTEFICAFPIR; encoded by the coding sequence ATGACCAGTTTCATTCGTTTTCCGTGGCGTCTATTTTGGAAGCTGCTGATCTATCAGGTTCTGGTATTCAATTTGTTGGCGTTCATTGTGGCGGCGTCACTGGACACCCAGCATCGCATGCCGGACTTTGTCTATAGTGATTTCCTGCTGAACTTTTTAATATTCAGTATCCTGATTGCAACCATCCTTGCGTATCGTTTTGTTCGACCAATCCATAAAGTTATTTTGAAAGCTTTGCGCATTTCCAACAAGCGCGCTTACGGTGAGTTGGTGTCTTCGGAATCTGAAGACCTGCTGGATGACGATGGGGATGACCTGTCCGAACTTGAAGTGGCATTGGATAAGATTCACAAAAAGATGAAACGCCGTAAGGCGAACTTCCTGCAGGCGCAAGAAGAGTCCCAGGCTTTCATGAGCTCTGTTTCAGAAGGTCTGGTGAGCATCAGCCTTGATGAAAAGATTTTGTATTTCAATTCTCAGTTTGCAGCTCAATTTCTAAAAGGCCCGCAGTTGTCCATGGAGAATCTGCGACTGAAGGATGCGATTCGCTCTTCAGATGTTCTGGAGGGTTTTGAAAAAACCATCAAGACCGGTAAAGTGAACCGTTTCACCGTCAAATTACCGACGTTGATTGATAATCAGCCGCGCTTTTTCTCGGTGTCCGTGAATCCGATTCGCAATGAAAAAACCCGTGAAGTTTACGGAATCGTCGGGATCTTCCATGATATCTCCGAACTAAAAAAAGCCGAACAGATCCGCATCGAGTTTGTCGGCAATGCCTCTCACGAACTGCGTACGCCTCTAACTTCAATCAAAGGTTATGTGGATACCTTGAAGGAAGATATCAACAACGGTCAGATGGACCAGGCGGGGAAATTTATCAATATCGTTTCCCGCAACATTGATCGCTTGATGGACTTGGTGAACGACCTGTTGTCTTTGACTTCTATGGAAGCCAGCAATTCTGAATTAAGACTTGAAATGATTCATCCACTGCAAATTTCCGAGCACGTGGTTTCAGAGATGGCTGTGCTTGCAGCAGAAAAGAACATCGCCATCCGCGTGGTGGGGGAAGTACCGCCATTCAAAGCTGATGCCCGCAAGGTCGAGCAGGTTCTGCGCAACCTGGTTTCGAACGCTGTTAAGTTTATTCCAAATAATAAAACAATCCAGATCCGCTGGGAGCGCGACATAAAGGAATACATTATTCTAAGAGTGATCGATGACGGCCCGGGGATTCCAAACGAGCATTTGGATCGTCTGTTTGAACGCTTCTATCGTATCGACAAGGGTCGCACCCGCGACGCAGGCGGTACGGGGTTGGGCTTAGCCATTGTTAAACACATCATGCAAAGTCATGGTGGTACGGTGGCGGTGAAATCCCAGTTGGATGTCGGCACGGAATTTATTTGTGCCTTTCCGATTCGTTGA
- a CDS encoding DUF3011 domain-containing protein, producing MKTLLLSLVTVCAFAHVAHANEFELYENEDAAFSEQMDASAYTDGMELNEDITAFGRGGRGGRHDGPGRGNPGRGRDDGHWGPHPAPRPGPGPRPGPRPGPGPRPHPRPPGHGGPGHGGPGYPPPHRPTIEYVTCESHGNRYNTCYINPYGIRNFYLARQRSDSACVAGRSFGFARNYVWVDRGCRGVFAIERY from the coding sequence ATGAAAACACTCTTGTTGTCCTTGGTTACTGTTTGCGCTTTTGCACATGTTGCTCACGCAAATGAATTTGAATTGTATGAAAACGAAGACGCTGCATTCAGCGAACAAATGGATGCGTCCGCATATACTGACGGCATGGAGCTAAACGAAGACATCACTGCTTTCGGTCGCGGTGGCCGTGGTGGTCGTCATGATGGCCCAGGTCGCGGCAATCCAGGCCGCGGTCGCGATGATGGTCACTGGGGCCCACACCCAGCACCTCGCCCAGGCCCGGGTCCTCGTCCCGGTCCACGCCCAGGTCCCGGCCCACGCCCTCATCCACGTCCTCCAGGACACGGTGGTCCCGGTCATGGTGGCCCAGGTTACCCTCCTCCACACCGCCCAACTATCGAGTACGTAACGTGTGAGTCCCATGGCAACCGTTACAACACTTGCTACATCAATCCATACGGCATTCGTAACTTCTACTTGGCAAGACAGCGTTCTGACTCTGCTTGCGTCGCTGGAAGATCATTTGGTTTCGCAAGAAATTATGTTTGGGTAGATCGCGGTTGCCGCGGAGTATTCGCAATCGAGAGATACTAA